DNA from Delphinus delphis chromosome 8, mDelDel1.2, whole genome shotgun sequence:
tggcggtccaggggttaagactccacgcttccagtgcagaTGACgcatgtttgatccctggttggggatcctgcgtgccgcacaGTGTggtcaaaaacttaaaaaaattaaaaataaatgaagtcagAGCTAGGGCTTTTAGGAAGTGTATCTAAATTTTTTCTGGTCATGTTTCTAGCACAGACTTTTAAAAGTAATCAATATTAATTATTAGATGCCCAGTAGCATGCTTACACCCAGCGTTGAATTTATTGAAATCATAGGTGGTGCTTTTCAGTTGTTATATTCatgttattttaatgatttatctTAAGATGCTAACAGAGAGAAAATCGATGTTATGGGCCTTCTGACTGGACTAATTGCTGCTGGaatatttttggttatttttggaTTACTTGGTTACTATCTTTGTATCACTAAGTGTAACAGGCAACGACATCCAGGGTAAgtaccaaataaaaatatttaatttactatTATATGTTCTATACTGtcatttttaaatggctaaaaaaaatggctgccttttttttaaaatacacttttgattttggaataattttagatacaCCGGGAAGTTACAAAGATAGCACAGAGAGTTCCCTTATGTCCTTCACGCAGCTCCCTCGTTGTTAACATCTTATGTTACCATAGTACATTTGTAAAACTAACAAACCAACAttggtacattactattaactgaGTTCCAGCACATTAGTAAAGCTTCATAAAGGCCATGATTGTTTGCATAATAGAATCTCAACATCCTTATTAGAATAAAAAGTTATTATCTTATCTGTAAGTAGAGATGAGAAAGTGAAGAACTAACCTTATTCAACAAAAAGTACCACATGCGAAACGGGCTATCGAAATTAATGCTTATATATCCCTATTTACACTTTCAAATTCTATGAAGAAGCTAATGATGGTAACCAGGTGATAAAATGATTatggaaatagatagtggtgatggttgtacaacattgtgaatataattaataccattgaattgtacacttgaaaatggttttaacgacaaattttatgttacacgtattttaccataataaaaacttCTTCTTTATTGTTAAGGTAAGAGTTTAAGGCAACAGATATGGAATTAAGATAAATCCATTGGAGGATAAAAGCTGAAGCCATGAGAGTAGGCAAGTTCTCGTGAGTGTGATGAAAGGACAGAAGGCAAGTGACGGAGTCTTAAAGGATGCCTACAGTAAGGGTGCAGAGGAGGACATGCCAGCAAAGCGGGCAGAGGACAGGGGCAAAGTATAGTGTAATTCTATCCCCAAGCTGGAATTCCTGAACAACTCCCTGAGGCATTAATGTGATCATGGGCAGGGACTAAGAAGATTGTCTGAGACTTCTGTAAATcctataaaattttgaaaagtgaGAGAAGATAAGGAAAATTTTGTGCAATTTTTCTTAAGCCACTATGTTTTGAGCTGAGAGGTTTCCCTTACTTAATAGACAGGAAATGAGCAAGTTCTTCCTGTTTTCTAGGGCTTTTGACTAAGATTTTATTCAATATGTCCTTCTCCACAAGCTGCAGCATACCTGGAAACTCACAGGTTAATGAAGAAATCGGAAAATATGTCTTTAAAGACTCTCCTTGCcttttatctttccttcttttccacccCATTTATAGTATTTTCCCCAAAAAGTCTCTGTATGCCCTCACATTTAATAATTTCCCTCAAGGTCTGTGAGCACAACCATTGTTCAGTGTCCTCATGCTCGACAttgtcttctctcctctttccggtttttcttcatttttctacttttctgcaCCACTACACCTTCTTACCTTATGGCTTTTTTCTCTGAAACCTTCTAGCTTCTTTCCTGCATGAGGTTAGAAGCAGAATTCAAAGACACGAGGAATAAAGAGGTGCATTATTATGCATATTTTCTATGTATGTTGTTATAACATTTTGAAAACCTGGAtatctcttattttaaaagtttagttaTACTTAATGTTAGTACAGTATAATGCTCTACTGTTTACAGGTCATTTTTACATCTACTGTCTCTCTTTGATTCTCACAGAAACCCTTTATAGGGGACATTTCAAACTAGGTTAACCAGACATCCACTTGTGTTAAGGTTAACTTTTAAATACTTAGTAAAGTACCGTTCATCAATTGTCCCAAGAAATTCTTGCAGCAGAGTTATGTGTTCTCTTTCTACATTTTGCAAGTCTGGAagtgggggaagggtgaggaatatttgaaaaagaaaagagtaaaaaataagatCATTGTTAGAATAGTTTGTCTCATTCCTCTGTAAAAACATGCCAAGAAATGGGAAACaagatcttttcatttcttagtcCCTATATTTTATGGAGGAAAACAGGCATAATATAATGCTGTCagcttatttgagatgttcctggtgcatactttctgatttcaatcTTGTAAGAAATCACTGTGGAGACACTTAATGACTTTAATATAATTATACTGTTCCTGTAACTTAAATTTTGAAGGTCAACGTGGAAaaattcatttcttcaaataaaacatcTGTCTCTCCTGTTTCCTATAAACAAACAAGTAGAACTTTTCGTCACAAGCTAATGAATGTGGCAAGTGACAAGCCTACCATGAATACATTCCAGGTTTCTGACAGAGGAGGAATTGTGTTGACTCCTCTAAGTAAACTTCTGAGGCTATCAGTCACCTCTCAACTATTGAAGGGCTGATTATCCAGTTCCTAGatttacacagatttttttcttttcttctctctgcaattttcctctctccttccatccaGTTCCAGATCTCATTATAACCTCCAAAGGACAAGGCATTCTAAGGGGCAAATTGATTGATTCAGTTTGCAAAAGTTTGCAGTATTTTGGGTCTGCTAAGCTGTCTCTTATTGGGAAGAATACTGTAAATATTGACTAGAGGTTGGGGATTACCTATACATTTTAATTATCTTATTAGTCATAACTATAAGAGGTTAATTTACGCATAGATGCTTCATAGGCAGCGAACTTCACAGTCTAAACAGATCAATTTACTAATgtctaaattttaatttgtaattcacAAGTGAGAAGGGAAAATGTAGTTTCAAAACACCAGACCTGTGTTGCATTTCAAATTTCATTGGCTGGTGGTGTAGGTGACAGAGTTTTGTGAAAACAGTGGCCATATTGAactaggccttttttttttttttaattaaaaaaattttttttgtaattgttgGACTTAAATCAATGGAGATCAATGAGGAAAAGATAATAATCTGAGAAAGGGAACAATGCAGGTGAAACCACAGAGATAGACCATAGAATTCATTGCACATACAGAGGAGAGTGAAGAGGCTACCTTGGCAAGAGCAGAGAGCTATAAAATAAAGTGAGGCCAGAATAAGGGAGGCTTTGAAAAGGAGGCACAGGAGTTAGAACTTGATTCAGTAGAAAGTAGGCTGCAGGTTAGACTTTTGCGGAGAAGAATGATATGATAGAAGTCCTGTTTAGGAGGGTTGGCCCAGGCAGCAGGGATTCAGTGGggaacagaggagagagagacggGCATCGCTGTTGTGATTATCTCTGTGGCATCAATTTCCTAGGCTTGGAGTTATGCTGCCTTTCAACAAAGCCTGGATTTGGTTTCACACCATACtttgagaaaattttaattcaggAGCAGGAGAAAGAGGGAATTCACGTGTTTTGAGTCCTTGTTACAATGTTCCAGACATTGCTTAGATGCTTTACGTAAGACATCTTTCTCAATCCACACAAAACATCTCTGTTGAGGTagctattgttatccccattttatagaggaggaaagcTGAGTTAGGTTACCTTGCCTCTGGTCACACAGCTATGAAATGACAAGATCCTGTTTCTTACCCATGACTGACTTCAAAGTTCTTGATCTTTCCATTATATCAAGATTCTTTCAGAGTTTATGGGTAAAATAAAactgttgttattttaataagtcaggttcagggactttcctggtggtctggtggttaggattcagtgctttcactacCATGGACCGGGTTCacttcctggttggggaactgagatcccacaagccacacagcacggccaaaaaattaaaacaataaaaataaattgggtTCACCTGTATCAAAATGTTGGATTTTTTAATATTGCCATCTTAACCTAAAAATGCTGCCTTTCCTAGACCTCAATGCTGTCTCTGTTTAGTTCTTCAGCCACCTACGCAAGAAGGGGCAGACACACTCCCTCCATCGTTTTCAGAAGACCTGAGGAGGCTGTCTTGCCTCCATTGCCACCTTCAGTGGAGGACACAGGATTACCTTCTTATGAACAGGCAATGGCACTGACCAGAAAACAGAATGTTTCGCCACCACCACCATATCCTGGGCCAGCAAAAGGGTTTAgggtatttaaaaaatctatgtcacTCCCATCTCGCTAAGCCCACCTTGTTGTCTTGGTGATATAGGACATTCACATTATTTAAATGGTTTGTTTTCCCTGAACCAAAAAGACATGTCGATTCAGCCCTTTATGACAAACTGcagagagtaaaggagaaacaagCACGTGTACTATGCCACTGGAGATCTGTTAGCATCCTGGACCTAAACTTGATCATAATCAGCTGGGTAAGGAACTTTGTATCTTTGCAGTTAAGAAGAGAGcacttttttgttccttttaatggttCAAAAAATCTGTTACGGGTGTCACAGCTACAACTGGGGAACTATCTGTATCCTCTGTACAGAAGAAGTTTGTAGATTTCTTGTATTGAATACTAAAAAGGTAAGAATTTCTAACTATTAGATTATCCCAAGTCATAATATTTGACCTACTCTTtttttaggatttctttttggTTGGAAATACTTCACAGAATTtggcatttaaatataaattggtgGCCTTTATATAAtcacttgtttttttattttaaattattgcatAGCATTCACCATATTTTGCACGTTCTTATTG
Protein-coding regions in this window:
- the PRRG4 gene encoding transmembrane gamma-carboxyglutamic acid protein 4, yielding MFTLLVLLSQLRILTFAFPHRTRSPEESRHAGEEVFTSKEEANLFIRRHLLYNRFDLELFTSSDLERECREELCNYEEAREIFVDEDKTMAFWQEYSIKGPTTESDANREKIDVMGLLTGLIAAGIFLVIFGLLGYYLCITKCNRQRHPGSSATYARRGRHTPSIVFRRPEEAVLPPLPPSVEDTGLPSYEQAMALTRKQNVSPPPPYPGPAKGFRVFKKSMSLPSR